In a single window of the Balaenoptera acutorostrata chromosome 3, mBalAcu1.1, whole genome shotgun sequence genome:
- the DEGS2 gene encoding sphingolipid delta(4)-desaturase/C4-monooxygenase DES2 isoform X1, translating into MGNSAGRSDFEWVYTEQPHTQRRKEMLAKYPAIKALMRPDPHLKWMVLGMVLAQLLACWLVRGLAWRWLLFWAYAFGGCVNHSLTLAIHDISHNTAFGTGHPAHNRWFAVFANLPLGVPYASSFKKYHVDHHRYLGGDGLDVDVPTRLEGWLFCTPARKLLWLALQPFFYSLRPLCVNPKAMTRMEVFNALAQLAANATIFTLWGLKPMVYLLASSLLGLGLHPISGHFVAEHYMFLKGHETYSYYGPLNWITFNVGYHVEHHDFPSIPSCNLPLVRKIAPEYYDHLPQHHSWVKVLWDFVSKDSLGPYARVKRVCKLAEDGL; encoded by the exons CCAAGTACCCGGCCATCAAGGCCCTGATGCGGCCGGACCCTCATCTCAAGTGGATGGTGCTGGGGATGGTGCTGGCGCAGCTGCTGGCCTGCTGGCTGGTGCGGGGGCTGGCGTGGCGCTGGCTGCTCTTCTGGGCCTACGCCTTCGGGGGCTGCGTGAACCACTCGCTGACGCTGGCCATCCACGACATCTCGCACAACACCGCCTTCGGCACTGGCCACCCTGCCCACAACCGCTGGTTCGCCGTCTTCGCCAACCTGCCCTTGGGTGTGCCCTACGCGTCCTCCTTCAAGAAGTACCACGTGGATCACCACCGCTACCTGGGCGGCGACGGGCtggacgtggacgtgcccacgcGCCTTGAGGGCTGGCTCTTCTGCACGCCGGCCCGCAAGCTGCTCTGGCTGGCGCTGCAGCCCTTCTTCTACTCGCTGCGGCCGCTCTGCGTGAACCCCAAGGCCATGACCCGCATGGAGGTGTTCAACGCCCTGGCGCAGCTGGCGGCCAACGCCACCATCTTCACCCTCTGGGGGCTCAAGCCCATGGTCTACCTGCTGGCCAGCTCCCTACTGGGCCTGGGCCTGCACCCCATCTCGGGCCACTTTGTGGCCGAGCACTACATGTTCCTCAAGGGCCACGAGACCTACTCCTACTACGGGCCCCTCAACTGGATCACCTTCAACGTGGGCTACCACGTGGAGCATCATGACTTTCCCAGCATCCCGAGCTGCAACCTGCCCCTG GTGCGGAAGATCGCGCCCGAGTACTACGACCATCTGCCCCAGCACCACTCGTGGGTGAAGGTGCTCTGGGACTTTGTGTCTAAGGACTCCCTGGGGCCCTACGCCAGGGTGAAGCGGGTGTGCAAGCTGGCGGAGGACGGCCTGTGA
- the DEGS2 gene encoding sphingolipid delta(4)-desaturase/C4-monooxygenase DES2 isoform X4, giving the protein MRPDPHLKWMVLGMVLAQLLACWLVRGLAWRWLLFWAYAFGGCVNHSLTLAIHDISHNTAFGTGHPAHNRWFAVFANLPLGVPYASSFKKYHVDHHRYLGGDGLDVDVPTRLEGWLFCTPARKLLWLALQPFFYSLRPLCVNPKAMTRMEVFNALAQLAANATIFTLWGLKPMVYLLASSLLGLGLHPISGHFVAEHYMFLKGHETYSYYGPLNWITFNVGYHVEHHDFPSIPSCNLPLVRKIAPEYYDHLPQHHSWVKVLWDFVSKDSLGPYARVKRVCKLAEDGL; this is encoded by the exons ATGCGGCCGGACCCTCATCTCAAGTGGATGGTGCTGGGGATGGTGCTGGCGCAGCTGCTGGCCTGCTGGCTGGTGCGGGGGCTGGCGTGGCGCTGGCTGCTCTTCTGGGCCTACGCCTTCGGGGGCTGCGTGAACCACTCGCTGACGCTGGCCATCCACGACATCTCGCACAACACCGCCTTCGGCACTGGCCACCCTGCCCACAACCGCTGGTTCGCCGTCTTCGCCAACCTGCCCTTGGGTGTGCCCTACGCGTCCTCCTTCAAGAAGTACCACGTGGATCACCACCGCTACCTGGGCGGCGACGGGCtggacgtggacgtgcccacgcGCCTTGAGGGCTGGCTCTTCTGCACGCCGGCCCGCAAGCTGCTCTGGCTGGCGCTGCAGCCCTTCTTCTACTCGCTGCGGCCGCTCTGCGTGAACCCCAAGGCCATGACCCGCATGGAGGTGTTCAACGCCCTGGCGCAGCTGGCGGCCAACGCCACCATCTTCACCCTCTGGGGGCTCAAGCCCATGGTCTACCTGCTGGCCAGCTCCCTACTGGGCCTGGGCCTGCACCCCATCTCGGGCCACTTTGTGGCCGAGCACTACATGTTCCTCAAGGGCCACGAGACCTACTCCTACTACGGGCCCCTCAACTGGATCACCTTCAACGTGGGCTACCACGTGGAGCATCATGACTTTCCCAGCATCCCGAGCTGCAACCTGCCCCTG GTGCGGAAGATCGCGCCCGAGTACTACGACCATCTGCCCCAGCACCACTCGTGGGTGAAGGTGCTCTGGGACTTTGTGTCTAAGGACTCCCTGGGGCCCTACGCCAGGGTGAAGCGGGTGTGCAAGCTGGCGGAGGACGGCCTGTGA
- the DEGS2 gene encoding sphingolipid delta(4)-desaturase/C4-monooxygenase DES2 isoform X2 — MGTDDRPRPLRRPEAKYPAIKALMRPDPHLKWMVLGMVLAQLLACWLVRGLAWRWLLFWAYAFGGCVNHSLTLAIHDISHNTAFGTGHPAHNRWFAVFANLPLGVPYASSFKKYHVDHHRYLGGDGLDVDVPTRLEGWLFCTPARKLLWLALQPFFYSLRPLCVNPKAMTRMEVFNALAQLAANATIFTLWGLKPMVYLLASSLLGLGLHPISGHFVAEHYMFLKGHETYSYYGPLNWITFNVGYHVEHHDFPSIPSCNLPLVRKIAPEYYDHLPQHHSWVKVLWDFVSKDSLGPYARVKRVCKLAEDGL, encoded by the exons CCAAGTACCCGGCCATCAAGGCCCTGATGCGGCCGGACCCTCATCTCAAGTGGATGGTGCTGGGGATGGTGCTGGCGCAGCTGCTGGCCTGCTGGCTGGTGCGGGGGCTGGCGTGGCGCTGGCTGCTCTTCTGGGCCTACGCCTTCGGGGGCTGCGTGAACCACTCGCTGACGCTGGCCATCCACGACATCTCGCACAACACCGCCTTCGGCACTGGCCACCCTGCCCACAACCGCTGGTTCGCCGTCTTCGCCAACCTGCCCTTGGGTGTGCCCTACGCGTCCTCCTTCAAGAAGTACCACGTGGATCACCACCGCTACCTGGGCGGCGACGGGCtggacgtggacgtgcccacgcGCCTTGAGGGCTGGCTCTTCTGCACGCCGGCCCGCAAGCTGCTCTGGCTGGCGCTGCAGCCCTTCTTCTACTCGCTGCGGCCGCTCTGCGTGAACCCCAAGGCCATGACCCGCATGGAGGTGTTCAACGCCCTGGCGCAGCTGGCGGCCAACGCCACCATCTTCACCCTCTGGGGGCTCAAGCCCATGGTCTACCTGCTGGCCAGCTCCCTACTGGGCCTGGGCCTGCACCCCATCTCGGGCCACTTTGTGGCCGAGCACTACATGTTCCTCAAGGGCCACGAGACCTACTCCTACTACGGGCCCCTCAACTGGATCACCTTCAACGTGGGCTACCACGTGGAGCATCATGACTTTCCCAGCATCCCGAGCTGCAACCTGCCCCTG GTGCGGAAGATCGCGCCCGAGTACTACGACCATCTGCCCCAGCACCACTCGTGGGTGAAGGTGCTCTGGGACTTTGTGTCTAAGGACTCCCTGGGGCCCTACGCCAGGGTGAAGCGGGTGTGCAAGCTGGCGGAGGACGGCCTGTGA